One stretch of Bacteroidia bacterium DNA includes these proteins:
- a CDS encoding CHAT domain-containing protein, which translates to MLSLCLWTINVQSQFSNTYNKTLLEAQKKLEIYDAQSAKQLCYKVQNTIKPNTSDYFLWHQILAKSEALAANYTTALEIWEKAHKDKNTPLYYYYKILWLKERGNYKQAYEEVYLWQQIEKRRNTADYITANLLLVELNLLLSNYTPIKPILQEIEKLTQDLYGTQHPVYYQVLAQLALYHKEMQEYKLSEQYFMQILPYYREENNIEYAYLTAQLSGMYAKIGSYDRAKEILQKAEERLQTTKYMPLSVFYTVLSQKVDIYQEVGKYDEVQKTLTYLEQKILQQSHNQHPLYALTLYRKAKYLFHTAQYIEAEEYAQQALNILTSQWDEYHIHVHELKALAANIALALGQSNTAKRILQSLISIQAEQLGYYHPLYLENIQFLARIYMQERNFSLAANLMEKAYHYAQQNAHLTASTRLRIYMDYQYLKSLSNPKEYSYTAWNSIEQELSFQQQHSQLALCYIQQAEIFLIAQKYDSAQHKVQQALLILQSSVTCNPTLLVQSYHILAKSYFYTKPDSALYCYQAALKHLFTLTQELFPYMNEHEQLYWYQKMYALLEEYQQFSVQHIDLQQQNHQYMVIFELYCKSILLRTHQKFRISVSNVQSQELKTYFQEWQHNKKLLIQGLFNFYQHLNVDSIQKQAAQIERYLRTHLNFETQRLFKLYTWQEVLNAIPDSSALWLTIRIPVKKDSLYYLHYLIEKKNLYPKYILQKNGNYIEQEVILKYKKYIKGVFDVQEQVYEHFWRPIQDALFNTTKIYYIPDGVFYQVNPNTLYDIEKEEYLLLSYDFYCINHIEDISTVIQTDDITSRTAVLFGYPDYAMEKMNTDSTRGYLLPLPGTKAEVENIKKLLQRQNWKVQVYLSQQATEDNLKKIHNPAILHIATHGFYIDNSKNKFLQKRIGISDSALYSIPLLRSGLMLAGAEKTLESSYHSSIDDGILLGYEAQHLNLENTELVVLSACETGLGSVMAGEGIFGLQRAFEMAGAKTVMTSLWNVNDNATQLLMTYFYSFWLNYRNKQTALKMAQIAVMKEYSYPYYWGAFVLVY; encoded by the coding sequence TTGCTAAGCCTCTGCCTATGGACTATAAACGTACAAAGTCAATTTTCAAATACCTATAACAAAACTTTATTGGAAGCCCAAAAAAAGTTAGAAATATACGATGCCCAAAGCGCTAAACAACTGTGCTACAAAGTTCAAAACACAATTAAACCTAACACTTCTGACTATTTTTTATGGCATCAAATTTTAGCTAAAAGTGAGGCTTTAGCCGCAAACTACACTACTGCTTTAGAAATATGGGAAAAAGCCCACAAAGATAAAAATACCCCCTTGTATTACTATTACAAAATACTTTGGCTCAAAGAACGTGGAAACTACAAACAGGCTTATGAAGAAGTTTACCTTTGGCAACAAATAGAAAAACGTAGAAACACCGCTGACTACATTACCGCCAACCTTTTACTTGTTGAGCTTAACCTTTTGCTGTCCAACTATACGCCCATTAAGCCAATATTACAAGAAATAGAAAAACTTACACAAGATTTATACGGCACGCAACATCCTGTTTATTACCAAGTTTTAGCCCAATTGGCACTGTATCACAAAGAAATGCAGGAATACAAACTTTCTGAACAGTACTTTATGCAGATTTTGCCCTACTACCGAGAAGAAAATAATATAGAATACGCGTACTTAACTGCACAGCTTTCAGGAATGTATGCTAAAATAGGCAGCTATGACCGCGCCAAAGAAATTTTACAAAAAGCCGAAGAACGGTTACAAACTACTAAGTACATGCCCCTGTCCGTTTTTTATACTGTCTTGTCCCAAAAAGTAGATATCTACCAAGAAGTAGGTAAATACGATGAGGTACAAAAAACCTTAACTTATTTAGAACAAAAAATTTTACAACAATCTCATAATCAACATCCTTTGTATGCTTTAACCTTGTACAGAAAAGCAAAATACCTTTTTCACACAGCTCAATACATTGAAGCTGAAGAATATGCACAGCAAGCTCTAAATATACTTACTTCACAATGGGATGAGTATCATATTCACGTACACGAACTCAAAGCTTTGGCAGCAAACATAGCCTTAGCTTTGGGGCAGTCGAATACTGCTAAACGTATTCTTCAAAGTTTAATTTCTATCCAAGCTGAACAGTTAGGATATTACCATCCTCTGTACTTGGAAAATATTCAGTTTTTAGCCCGGATTTATATGCAGGAACGCAATTTCTCGCTTGCAGCTAACTTAATGGAAAAAGCTTACCACTATGCGCAACAAAACGCTCATCTCACTGCATCTACTCGCTTACGTATTTACATGGACTACCAATACTTAAAAAGTTTATCCAATCCCAAAGAATATTCTTACACTGCATGGAATTCCATAGAACAAGAACTCTCTTTTCAGCAGCAGCATAGCCAACTAGCGCTTTGCTACATTCAGCAAGCAGAAATTTTTTTAATTGCTCAAAAATATGATAGCGCACAGCATAAAGTTCAACAGGCTTTGCTTATTTTACAGTCCTCTGTAACCTGCAATCCTACTCTACTTGTCCAAAGTTATCACATATTAGCTAAGAGCTACTTTTATACAAAGCCTGATAGTGCTTTGTACTGCTACCAAGCAGCTCTCAAACATTTATTTACGCTTACACAAGAACTATTCCCCTACATGAACGAACATGAACAACTATATTGGTATCAAAAAATGTATGCTTTGTTAGAAGAGTATCAACAGTTTTCAGTACAACATATTGACTTACAGCAGCAAAATCATCAATACATGGTAATTTTTGAATTATACTGCAAGTCTATTTTATTGAGAACGCACCAAAAATTCAGAATTTCTGTATCAAATGTTCAAAGTCAAGAGCTTAAAACTTACTTTCAAGAATGGCAGCATAACAAAAAGCTATTGATACAAGGTTTATTTAACTTTTACCAGCATTTGAACGTGGACAGCATTCAAAAACAAGCCGCACAAATAGAACGTTATCTCCGTACGCATCTAAACTTTGAAACACAACGTTTATTCAAGCTCTACACTTGGCAAGAAGTTCTCAATGCTATCCCTGACAGCAGTGCTTTGTGGCTGACAATACGTATTCCTGTTAAAAAAGATAGTCTGTATTACCTGCACTACTTGATAGAAAAGAAAAATTTGTATCCCAAGTACATTCTACAAAAAAATGGCAACTACATAGAACAGGAAGTTATATTAAAATACAAAAAGTACATAAAAGGTGTTTTTGATGTTCAGGAACAAGTGTATGAGCATTTTTGGCGACCTATACAAGATGCTTTATTTAACACTACAAAAATTTACTATATTCCTGATGGCGTTTTTTATCAAGTCAATCCTAATACTTTGTATGATATTGAGAAAGAGGAGTATCTACTGCTAAGTTATGACTTTTACTGCATCAACCATATTGAGGATATAAGTACAGTCATACAAACTGATGACATAACAAGCCGCACTGCAGTACTTTTTGGTTATCCTGACTATGCAATGGAAAAAATGAATACGGATAGTACAAGAGGGTATTTATTACCTTTACCAGGTACAAAAGCAGAAGTAGAAAACATTAAGAAACTACTCCAAAGACAAAATTGGAAGGTGCAAGTGTATCTTTCCCAACAGGCTACAGAAGACAACCTTAAAAAAATTCACAATCCTGCGATATTACACATTGCTACGCACGGTTTTTACATTGACAACTCCAAAAACAAATTTTTACAAAAGCGAATAGGAATAAGTGATAGTGCGTTATATTCTATTCCTTTGCTACGTTCAGGGCTGATGTTGGCAGGCGCTGAAAAGACATTAGAAAGCTCATATCATAGCTCTATTGATGATGGAATACTCTTAGGATATGAAGCCCAGCACTTAAATTTAGAAAACACAGAGTTAGTTGTGCTTAGTGCATGCGAAACAGGATTAGGAAGTGTGATGGCAGGTGAAGGTATATTTGGTTTGCAGCGAGCTTTTGAAATGGCAGGTGCAAAAACTGTTATGACCAGCTTGTGGAATGTCAATGATAACGCCACTCAACTACTCATGACTTACTTTTATTCTTTTTGGCTAAACTATCGGAATAAACAAACTGCCTTAAAAATGGCACAAATCGCAGTAATGAAAGAATACAGCTATCCATACTATTGGGGTGCCTTTGTGTTGGTTTATTGA
- a CDS encoding tetratricopeptide repeat protein → MRIYGQLWIKMIWFSIVPLLIACRATKPDGSLNKSIPSLLYHNTTAHYNRFFNGKMKYLEAVKNIENNYKYDFNEILPIYLSLDVNQNKAEFQKFDETVKKMSIAITDHKNSRWVDDCFFYIGLARFYKGDYFSAAQSFAYLLTEKRFEKTKYKNDCAVWLAKSKIAADDNLAGKKIIDEYLSKKNIPKRIRKDFYVLNAFYFAKQKNYPLVIENLEQAVKLTRRRKEKNHYYFILGQLYVRQGQKNKAFEAFTQAMKRNTHYEFTFNAKLGQVHAYLADTSNKQNKKVTRTLKRMIADDKNSDNYDQIYYELGNIEVRNKNYQKAIHAYKKSAKLSTKNAYQKGLAYNKLGDVYFSPLNKFVLAEAYYDSAAAAFKSSGKANQESEKAEAIKKNLSDYVKYTKIIREKDSLIQFSLLPQKEQYAIIDAIIKKKEKELQKQEEKKNSGSNFIDPMRDDLPKTTFNTTGGTFYFDNPAVVAQGKAEFKRLWGDRVYGDNWKYSEGIKFEDFSSNANNDPNKNTNDPKNKPKNPLLMRETYLKNVPKNDAERNKMLAEVEEAMYQLGNTFYIGFNMPDSAQYTFENTLKRFPDTKYKPSIYFSLYGAYKKLNNPQKAEYYKNLLIQNYPDHEYTQLIMGKANKQVAFRDSMNQLYAQAIALYENKEFERTIALCDQVIRPNPKNEEIAKFHFLRAYAYKELDKPDSLIAEYRFIDRHFPKAPFIGQVRGLLATLEKNKENISKVTLEFDPEVKPTDKIVVFLYIDSKKNLNTAKIKIADFNSKFYSTSNLMVNDNIYNDTLSLIYISTFPDKRQAKQYAQQLKNDPSMKDFCNSTLNNVFVITNRNLNTLIYKPVPNDGIHKEYENGRNSLEVFIKFYQEYEQDN, encoded by the coding sequence ATGAGAATATATGGGCAGCTATGGATAAAAATGATTTGGTTCAGCATAGTACCGCTTTTGATAGCCTGCCGAGCAACTAAGCCTGACGGTTCATTAAATAAAAGTATTCCAAGCTTACTATACCACAACACTACTGCCCACTACAACCGCTTTTTTAACGGCAAAATGAAGTACCTAGAAGCTGTCAAAAACATAGAAAACAACTACAAATACGATTTTAATGAAATACTGCCTATTTACCTCTCATTAGATGTCAATCAAAATAAAGCTGAATTCCAAAAGTTTGATGAAACTGTCAAAAAAATGTCTATTGCCATTACAGACCACAAAAATAGCCGTTGGGTAGATGACTGCTTCTTTTATATTGGATTAGCACGTTTTTACAAAGGGGACTATTTCAGTGCTGCCCAATCTTTTGCATACTTGCTTACCGAAAAACGGTTCGAAAAAACTAAATACAAAAATGACTGCGCAGTATGGCTAGCTAAATCTAAAATTGCTGCAGATGATAATCTCGCAGGTAAAAAAATTATTGATGAATACCTAAGCAAAAAAAATATCCCCAAACGCATACGAAAAGATTTTTATGTACTGAACGCTTTTTACTTTGCTAAGCAAAAAAACTATCCATTAGTAATTGAGAATTTAGAACAAGCTGTCAAACTCACTCGCAGGCGCAAAGAAAAAAACCACTATTATTTTATTTTGGGACAACTATATGTACGCCAAGGTCAAAAAAACAAAGCTTTTGAAGCTTTCACGCAAGCTATGAAACGAAATACACACTATGAGTTTACTTTCAATGCCAAGCTTGGACAAGTACATGCGTATTTAGCTGATACAAGTAACAAACAAAATAAAAAAGTTACTCGCACCCTCAAACGTATGATTGCCGATGACAAAAACAGCGATAACTACGACCAAATTTATTACGAACTTGGAAATATTGAAGTACGTAATAAAAACTATCAAAAAGCTATCCATGCTTACAAAAAATCAGCTAAACTAAGTACAAAAAATGCCTATCAAAAAGGACTAGCCTATAACAAATTGGGAGATGTCTATTTTAGTCCATTAAACAAATTCGTTTTAGCTGAAGCCTATTACGATAGCGCCGCAGCTGCTTTTAAGAGTTCAGGTAAAGCTAACCAAGAATCAGAGAAAGCAGAAGCTATTAAAAAAAATCTTTCTGACTACGTTAAGTACACTAAAATTATTCGTGAAAAAGATAGCTTGATTCAATTTAGTTTGCTTCCCCAAAAAGAGCAGTATGCCATTATTGATGCTATCATCAAGAAAAAAGAAAAAGAACTACAAAAACAAGAAGAGAAAAAAAATAGTGGCTCTAACTTCATAGACCCTATGAGAGATGATCTTCCTAAAACTACTTTCAACACAACAGGAGGTACTTTTTATTTTGATAATCCTGCTGTGGTAGCTCAAGGTAAAGCAGAATTTAAGCGGCTATGGGGAGATAGAGTGTACGGCGACAACTGGAAGTACTCGGAAGGAATTAAGTTTGAAGATTTTTCTTCTAATGCAAATAACGACCCAAATAAAAACACAAATGACCCCAAAAATAAACCTAAAAACCCTCTTTTGATGCGAGAAACCTACCTAAAAAATGTACCCAAAAATGATGCAGAGCGCAATAAGATGCTTGCAGAAGTGGAAGAAGCAATGTACCAGTTGGGAAATACTTTCTATATTGGCTTTAATATGCCTGATTCTGCTCAATATACATTTGAAAATACGCTCAAACGCTTTCCAGATACTAAATATAAGCCTTCTATTTATTTTTCGCTCTATGGAGCTTACAAAAAGCTTAATAATCCCCAAAAAGCAGAGTACTACAAAAATTTACTCATCCAAAACTACCCTGACCACGAATATACACAGTTAATTATGGGCAAAGCTAACAAACAAGTTGCTTTTAGAGATAGCATGAATCAACTTTATGCCCAAGCTATTGCACTTTATGAAAACAAAGAATTTGAACGTACTATTGCTTTATGCGACCAAGTTATACGCCCCAACCCTAAAAATGAAGAGATAGCAAAATTCCATTTTTTACGCGCGTATGCGTATAAGGAATTAGATAAACCCGATAGCCTTATTGCGGAATACCGTTTTATAGACAGGCACTTTCCCAAAGCACCTTTTATTGGTCAAGTTAGAGGGCTATTGGCTACGTTAGAAAAAAATAAAGAAAATATCTCCAAAGTTACCCTTGAATTCGACCCCGAAGTTAAACCGACAGACAAAATAGTGGTATTTCTCTATATAGATAGCAAAAAGAATCTCAACACTGCTAAAATTAAGATTGCTGACTTTAATTCTAAATTCTATTCTACAAGCAATTTAATGGTTAATGATAACATTTACAACGACACTTTGAGTTTAATTTATATCTCTACTTTTCCCGACAAAAGACAAGCTAAACAATATGCCCAGCAGCTTAAAAACGACCCTTCTATGAAAGATTTTTGCAATTCTACATTGAACAATGTATTTGTAATTACTAATCGCAATTTAAATACGCTCATCTACAAACCTGTACCTAATGATGGTATTCATAAAGAATATGAGAATGGGCGAAACAGCTTAGAAGTTTTTATCAAATTTTACCAAGAATACGAACAAGACAACTAA
- a CDS encoding 3'-5' exonuclease, which translates to MIDKIDIEKVLFMDSETVPMTEKYENLPERFQKLWDKKTKNKRGEQSPEQYFEEQGGVLAEFGKIVCISVGIVKKNQQSGELELNLYSFYNEEEKKLLETFKKALDHRWSIGKVSYICAHNGKEFDFPYICRRMLINRIGIPLPFQIQGKKPWEITHLLDTMELWKFGDNKNFTSLDLLAAVFDIPTPKSEMDGSQVKGVYYQDKDLEKIATYCEKDVTTLVQVFLALRGENPIAEQNIIRHTKVNQTTS; encoded by the coding sequence ATGATAGATAAAATCGATATTGAAAAAGTCCTTTTTATGGACAGTGAAACTGTACCTATGACCGAAAAATATGAAAACTTACCCGAACGTTTTCAAAAATTATGGGACAAAAAAACAAAAAACAAAAGAGGTGAACAATCTCCTGAACAATATTTTGAAGAGCAAGGTGGCGTTTTAGCTGAATTTGGTAAAATCGTTTGTATTAGTGTAGGTATAGTCAAAAAAAATCAGCAGTCAGGCGAGCTAGAACTTAATTTATACTCTTTTTACAACGAGGAAGAAAAAAAATTATTAGAAACATTCAAAAAAGCTTTGGACCACCGTTGGAGCATAGGAAAAGTGTCCTATATATGCGCGCATAATGGTAAAGAATTTGACTTCCCCTATATATGCCGCCGAATGTTAATCAACCGAATAGGAATACCTCTACCTTTTCAAATACAAGGCAAAAAACCTTGGGAAATTACTCATCTTTTAGACACAATGGAACTATGGAAGTTCGGAGATAACAAAAATTTCACCAGTTTGGATCTACTAGCCGCTGTGTTTGACATTCCTACTCCCAAAAGTGAAATGGATGGTAGTCAAGTAAAGGGAGTATATTATCAAGATAAAGACCTTGAAAAAATTGCAACATACTGTGAAAAAGATGTAACAACTTTGGTACAAGTATTTTTAGCTTTACGCGGAGAAAATCCTATTGCAGAGCAAAATATCATACGTCATACAAAAGTAAATCAAACTACGAGCTAA
- a CDS encoding type IX secretion system membrane protein PorP/SprF: MKKILLYLFSCSLFLSALGQDPQFSQFYAAKLYLNPAFAGSGVGPRATLIYRNQWPGLGKSYNTFSAAYDQTLLFGSSHKGGKRVKRILTHGVGGLITVDRAGEGNLESLDFSAIYSANFNLGGSNLLIGGQAGFAQKSIDFYLLTFGNQLDPRTGFNSSLPSGENLPPSRTITYTDFAGGIEWYNKYLYVGFSAHHLTQPNQSLLLYGQNAQLPMRLTGNIGGLFPINEKANIGFGGLYRKQGPFTQIDLGVYGNYKMLLLGSWYRLNDAVILLAGVKLGMFTVGYSYDITTSNMRGYGLGAHEISFNVEIEQTHKLKPKRFNKLPCPRF; this comes from the coding sequence ATGAAAAAAATCTTGCTGTATTTATTTTCTTGCTCATTGTTTTTGAGTGCATTAGGTCAAGATCCGCAGTTTTCACAGTTCTATGCCGCTAAGCTGTATCTGAACCCCGCCTTTGCAGGTTCAGGTGTGGGACCAAGAGCAACTTTAATATATAGAAATCAATGGCCTGGATTGGGTAAAAGCTATAATACTTTCAGCGCCGCTTACGATCAAACTTTGTTATTCGGATCTTCACACAAGGGCGGAAAACGTGTAAAAAGAATACTTACACATGGTGTAGGGGGGCTTATTACTGTAGATAGAGCAGGTGAAGGTAACCTAGAATCTCTAGACTTTAGCGCTATCTACTCAGCTAATTTCAATTTAGGAGGCTCTAATTTGCTCATTGGCGGACAAGCAGGATTCGCTCAAAAAAGTATAGACTTTTATTTGCTTACTTTCGGTAACCAGCTTGATCCTCGAACAGGATTTAATAGTAGCCTACCCTCAGGAGAAAATTTACCCCCATCTCGCACTATTACTTATACTGACTTTGCAGGCGGAATTGAATGGTATAATAAATACCTGTACGTAGGTTTTAGCGCACACCACTTAACTCAACCTAATCAATCTTTACTCTTGTATGGACAAAATGCCCAGCTTCCTATGCGACTTACAGGTAACATAGGAGGATTATTTCCTATAAATGAAAAAGCTAACATTGGATTTGGAGGTCTATACAGAAAACAAGGACCTTTTACACAGATAGATTTAGGCGTTTATGGGAATTACAAAATGCTTCTATTAGGTTCTTGGTATCGTTTGAATGATGCCGTCATTTTATTAGCAGGAGTTAAATTAGGTATGTTTACCGTAGGCTACAGCTATGATATTACTACCTCAAATATGCGAGGCTATGGACTTGGGGCACATGAAATTTCTTTTAATGTAGAAATAGAGCAAACTCATAAACTCAAACCTAAACGGTTTAACAAGCTTCCCTGCCCAAGATTTTAA
- a CDS encoding SUMF1/EgtB/PvdO family nonheme iron enzyme: MSLAAITTGCFKKKDNRTRVSQVTGQRFGEDTPFTVEKYQEQEAGPGLVFIPGATMHLGNSEQDIGYDMDARPRQVTVSSFYMDECEISNLDWKQFLYGLKDSIPAEDEKFKLYIPDTMVWFRELAFNDPYTKVYFQHPAYNLYPVVGITWLQTQEFCKWRTTIVNGKLAQDNPPTVTDPDAARYQRVVYPEYRLPTEAEWEYAARGGLYNELYPWEGHTTRRPKRGEWRANFYHGRGDYAGWHSEAADWTPRTTDDVYAIPTDTRWGEPNNYGLYNMAGNVAEWVQDTYRILTYEDADDLNPHRRNDRLDGDNRYVTSGEYFTATPSNLANVSRANSATLIGERTKVYRGGSWKDVAYYMTCGARRHEQDTSRSATIGFRCAMTRVGSSRISN, translated from the coding sequence TTGAGTCTTGCAGCAATTACTACGGGGTGCTTCAAGAAAAAAGATAACCGTACGCGCGTATCCCAAGTTACAGGGCAAAGATTTGGGGAGGATACTCCTTTCACTGTGGAAAAGTACCAAGAACAAGAAGCAGGACCTGGTCTAGTTTTTATTCCAGGTGCCACTATGCACCTTGGAAACTCTGAACAAGATATTGGTTACGACATGGATGCTCGCCCACGCCAAGTAACAGTTTCTTCTTTCTACATGGACGAATGTGAAATCTCAAACTTGGATTGGAAACAATTTTTGTATGGTCTAAAAGACAGTATCCCCGCAGAAGATGAGAAATTCAAACTCTATATTCCCGATACAATGGTATGGTTCAGAGAATTAGCGTTTAATGACCCTTACACTAAGGTATATTTTCAACATCCTGCATATAATTTATATCCCGTAGTAGGTATCACTTGGCTACAAACTCAAGAATTTTGCAAATGGAGAACAACAATTGTAAATGGAAAATTAGCTCAAGATAACCCCCCTACTGTAACTGACCCTGACGCAGCCCGCTACCAAAGAGTAGTATATCCTGAATATCGTCTGCCTACAGAAGCAGAATGGGAATACGCAGCACGGGGCGGACTATATAATGAACTCTATCCTTGGGAAGGACACACTACCCGCAGACCTAAACGCGGAGAATGGCGAGCTAACTTCTACCATGGGCGTGGAGATTATGCAGGCTGGCATTCCGAAGCTGCTGATTGGACACCTCGCACTACAGATGACGTATATGCCATTCCCACTGACACAAGATGGGGCGAACCTAATAACTACGGCTTATATAATATGGCAGGTAACGTAGCTGAATGGGTACAAGATACTTATCGTATCCTTACTTATGAAGATGCCGATGACCTAAATCCTCACCGTAGAAATGACCGACTAGATGGAGATAACCGCTATGTTACTTCAGGTGAATACTTTACCGCAACCCCTAGCAATCTTGCTAACGTAAGCCGTGCCAACAGCGCAACTTTGATAGGCGAACGCACTAAAGTATATCGCGGAGGTTCTTGGAAAGATGTGGCTTACTACATGACTTGCGGCGCAAGACGCCATGAACAAGATACTTCTCGTTCTGCTACTATTGGCTTCCGCTGCGCTATGACTCGTGTAGGTTCATCTCGCATTAGTAACTAA
- the hemL gene encoding glutamate-1-semialdehyde 2,1-aminomutase, with translation MQISHSQELFQEAKKYIPGGVNSPVRAFKSVGGNPVFIKYAKGAYLFDEDGNSYIDLINSWGPMILGHAYPPIVEAVQQASTNSFSYGAPTRIEVEMAKLICELVPSIEKVRMVNSGTEATMSAIRAARGYTNRDKIIKFAGCYHGHGDSFLVDAGSGALTFGVPNSAGVTKGTAKDTISLPFNDLNAVKQAVAQNKGEIAAIILEPIVGNMGCVPAKKEFLQGLRELCTQEGIVLIFDEVMTGFRISLGGAQEYYGVQPDMTTLGKIIGGGLPVGAYGGKAEIMDCVAPVGKVYQAGTLSGNPIAMTAGYTTLRILADNPDLLNQLNKKAIAIGEGIKNNLKKLGLNYQFNQVNSMFTLFFTETPVTDLSTALTSDTQRFAQYFHYNLRNGIYLAPSQFEAMFVSCAISDEDIEKIIKVSYDALVHIHELKNVH, from the coding sequence ATGCAGATAAGCCACAGTCAAGAATTGTTTCAAGAAGCCAAAAAATATATACCTGGCGGAGTAAATTCGCCTGTTAGAGCCTTTAAAAGTGTAGGGGGAAATCCTGTTTTTATTAAGTACGCCAAAGGTGCATATTTATTTGATGAGGATGGAAATTCATATATAGACCTTATCAACTCTTGGGGTCCCATGATTTTAGGGCATGCTTATCCACCTATTGTAGAAGCAGTGCAACAAGCTAGTACTAATTCCTTTTCATACGGAGCCCCTACTCGTATAGAAGTAGAAATGGCTAAACTAATATGCGAACTCGTTCCCTCTATTGAAAAAGTACGCATGGTAAACTCAGGTACAGAAGCTACTATGAGTGCCATACGTGCCGCACGGGGATATACCAACCGAGATAAAATTATCAAATTCGCAGGTTGTTATCATGGGCATGGAGATAGTTTTTTAGTAGATGCAGGTAGCGGCGCTCTAACTTTTGGAGTTCCTAATAGTGCAGGTGTAACCAAAGGCACTGCAAAAGACACTATATCTTTACCGTTTAATGACCTCAACGCAGTAAAACAAGCTGTTGCCCAAAATAAAGGTGAAATTGCAGCAATTATCTTAGAACCAATTGTGGGTAACATGGGCTGCGTACCTGCTAAAAAAGAATTTTTACAAGGATTAAGAGAACTTTGTACCCAGGAAGGTATTGTGTTGATTTTTGATGAAGTAATGACAGGTTTTAGAATCAGCTTAGGTGGTGCCCAAGAGTATTACGGCGTCCAGCCAGATATGACCACATTAGGTAAAATTATCGGCGGGGGATTGCCCGTAGGGGCTTACGGCGGTAAAGCAGAAATTATGGACTGTGTGGCACCTGTGGGAAAAGTATATCAAGCAGGAACATTAAGCGGAAATCCCATAGCCATGACCGCAGGATACACTACTCTCCGCATACTCGCCGATAATCCTGACCTACTTAATCAGTTAAATAAAAAAGCAATAGCGATTGGAGAAGGTATAAAAAATAATCTTAAAAAACTTGGACTAAATTATCAATTCAATCAAGTAAACTCAATGTTTACATTATTTTTTACTGAAACGCCTGTTACAGATTTATCTACTGCGCTTACTTCAGACACACAGCGGTTTGCACAGTACTTTCATTATAATTTGAGAAACGGTATTTATTTAGCCCCCAGCCAATTTGAAGCTATGTTTGTCAGCTGTGCTATTTCTGATGAAGACATTGAAAAAATCATCAAAGTAAGTTATGATGCCTTAGTGCATATTCATGAACTTAAAAACGTACATTAA